A stretch of DNA from Candidatus Cloacimonadota bacterium:
TATCACGAATTTTACCATATTTTATCAATTCCGTGGTAATCTTTTTAACTCTGTCTATTGGAATGGAAAAACCGATTCCAATGCTGCCGCCACTTTCGGAAAGAATAAATGTATTCAAGCCAATTACTTCGCCGAAAATGTTTACCAGCGGACCACCGCTGTTTCCCTGATTGATAGCTGTATCAGTTTGGATCATGCGGCGATAAACTTTACCTTCCTTGTTTTCTGCAAAATCCCGATTTACTGCCGATATAACACCAACCGAAACGCTTGGTTTGCTGTCTTTTATCACAAATCCATACGGATTGCCTACGGCAATTGCCCATTCTCCAATTATAAGATCGCTGGAAGTTCCCAGTGTTGCAAAGGGAAGATTCTCTCCCTCGATCTTTACCACGGCAACATCATGAACGCTATCTACACCGATAAGTTCTCCATCAAATTGCCTGTCATCGGTCAAGATAACTTTAATTTCGGTAGCTCCTTCCACCACGTGTGCATTGGTTAGAATGTAACCGTCTTTAGAAAATAAAACACCTGAGCCAAGACTTTTTACATTATAGGGAACATCATTGTAATAACCAAAAAAGAATCCCATTCTTCTGCGTACAATTTTGGTTTTAATTACATTTACACTAACCACAGCAGGTTCGATAAGTTCAACAGCCTTGGTGATGGAATTTTGACGTGAAACTCTGATCTCATCCGCCATTTGCTGTCGTTCTTCAGGACTGCTCTTTTCCGGTTGCTGCTTGGGTTCTTGTTCAAAAAACTCGGTATTCAACTGCTCGGGAACGTAAAGATTATCACGCTTTTCAAATTTTGAATAAATAAACAAAGCAATAATTATTATCGCAATTATTAATACAATATCATTCTTTTTCATAACTCACCTATTTTACAATTAAATAAATTATCACATTCCATAAACCAACCACGAAACCTATAGCTAAAACAACGTACATCACATAGCGATATATGTAGCGTTCGTAATAATGCTTAATAATATCCATATCTATTTTCTTATCGATAAGTTCAATGTATTTTTCAACTTCATAATGCTCCATCAGGTAAGGTACAAAACTGCGTAAAAACTGCTTCGTAAGCTGATATATAATCGATGCAAAAAAGAAACGAATGTTCTCTTTCCATTTGTGTGGTAGAATTTTTATATTTTCGATAGGTTCAAACTTATTCCAGGCTTTATGGAACATATCATTTTCCCACTTGCTGATGCGGGATTCGGAATCATTATTTCTGGAATCGTTGATGAAATCCTGAACCAATCTGGTTATTCTATGTATCAGATAATTCTTGGCTTTATAAGCAAAACCAGGAGTAAGAGGAACTTTCTTTCCATTGGGAAAACGTTTCTCTTTATCTGGGAAAAAAAGAGCCTGTTTTATAAGATATGTTACCAGAAAACCCGGCAGCATATTCCATAAAATGATAAATACAGGCTTCAAAAATGCCATCATATTTTGCCTTGATTGAATAGCTCTACAAAATGTTTATAAGATCTGTTGAAGGTTTTTTCGGCATCTGCTGGGAAAAAACAGGCAGGAAGTTGGCGCATTTTGCGATGATAATGCAGACATTCGCAGCAGGTTCCTTTCTTTCCACAAGAATATGTGCAGTTACAATATTCCAGATTTTTTTGTTTATTTTCACAATTCATAATTACCTCATAAATCTAAAGAAATCACATATATTCATAATAAATTAATGAATAGAAGTAAAGAAAATTGCAGGGCTTTTTTGTCAATTACTTGTTGCAAGTTTCTGGAGCTGGATTCTTGTTGCTGGCAAGTCACGGCGTAGCTTTTTTTTTACTTCTCTTGCATCAGCGAAGCCGGATTGCTGGTTGCTGGTTGTCATGGTTGTCATGGTTTTACACTCTGATTTCTTAACTCCCACTTCTCATCTTCCCAAAGTCTCAAAGTCTCAAAGTCACTCAAGCTCAAAACCAATCTGTTTCCAGGCTTCATACATTATCACTGCAACGCTGTTGGAAAGATTCAAAGAGCGAATTTTATCTGTCATTGGAATTTTGATCGTATTTTGCCAGTGCTTGTGCAGAATCGCTTCTGGAATGCCACGAGATTCGGGGCCGAAGATGAAGATATCACCTTTTCTGTAATCAACATCAGTAAACAAATTATCACTTTTGGTGGTGCACCAGAACATTCTTGAGTTAGGATTTTTGTTCAAAAAAGCTTCCAAATTTTCATGAACTTCATATTTTAATTTGTGCCAGTAATCCAAACCGGCACGTTTTAGATGTTTATCAGTTATCAGAAATTTCATGGGTTTTATTAGATGCAATTCTGCATTCATGCCAAGGCACAATCTGCCTATGTTTCCTGTATTGCCAGGAATTTCTGGTTCGTACAGCACAATTTTGAAATTGGTTTTTGCAGCCATTACTTCAGCATTATCGATTCCCAGCGTTTCAGCCAGGCGGAGATGTTTCGATTGATCGAACGATCAGAAAATGTTTTTGAATAATCTTTTGTAGATTTCGGTAATAATTCATATTTTGGTCCCAATTCAATTTGTTTATTTACAGGATACATCCACATGCGTTTGGGAATGTAAGTTTGAAAATCTTCTGAAAGAATGAATTCAATGAATTTCTGAGACATTTCCAAATTATGAGTAGAACGATGAATTCCTGCAGTAAGATAATAATTGTAGCTGCCTTCTGAAGGAATCGTTGTTTTATATTTCTGCGAATTCTCCATGATCTGATGATAAACCGGTGTTGTATTGTAGCCAATTACCAAAGGCGCTTGTGCAGCTAAAAACATGTTATATGCATCGTCATTATTATCGGCAACTGTGTAGATATTTTCTTTTACACTTCGCCAGAAATGCCCATAGCCATTACTACCGAAAGCTGCTACCGACCAGATAAGCATTGCTCTTCCCAAACTGGAAGTGCGAGGATTCATTAGAATTATCTTCTCTTTAAAAATACCATCCTGCATTTCTCCAAAGGTCGAGGGAACTTTTTCTATCTGATAGTTATTGTAAATGAATCCTATCTGACAAAAACTGACAGGTGTTGTTTGAAAAGTTGGATCGATCAAATTTTTTTTTTCTACAAAGCGTAAGTTCTTTGCTTCGTATGCAATTAAAAGACTATCCTTGTAAATATCAGGATAGACAACATTATCTAAGCCAAAAATAATATCGATGTTCTGCAAGCTATCAGGAATGTTCTTCAAAGAATCTAATATTGCAAAAACATCGGGAAAAATTTTTGTGTCAACTTCACAATTGAAAATGTTTTCAAATAATGGAAACATTTCACTGTAAAAATCCTCATTCAGAAAAATTTCTGTGGCATAAACGTGCAATGTATCTGAATGAAAATCGACAATCTCTTCCTTTTGCCAAAAGCAACCATAAAAGCATAATCCAATTATAATGAATATTACTGCGTTTCTCATACCATTCCTCCGAACAAAATCGAGGCCACAATAAAATCCATTATCAATATGCAGATAGCTGAATATACAACCGTTAAAGTGGCAACTTTTCCAACTCCCTCTGCCCCGCCAGAAGCTTTACTTCCTGTAAAACAGCC
This window harbors:
- a CDS encoding tRNA (cytidine(34)-2'-O)-methyltransferase; amino-acid sequence: MAAKTNFKIVLYEPEIPGNTGNIGRLCLGMNAELHLIKPMKFLITDKHLKRAGLDYWHKLKYEVHENLEAFLNKNPNSRMFWCTTKSDNLFTDVDYRKGDIFIFGPESRGIPEAILHKHWQNTIKIPMTDKIRSLNLSNSVAVIMYEAWKQIGFELE
- a CDS encoding DUF6485 family protein; amino-acid sequence: MNCENKQKNLEYCNCTYSCGKKGTCCECLHYHRKMRQLPACFFPADAEKTFNRSYKHFVELFNQGKI
- a CDS encoding thiamine ABC transporter substrate-binding protein; this translates as MRNAVIFIIIGLCFYGCFWQKEEIVDFHSDTLHVYATEIFLNEDFYSEMFPLFENIFNCEVDTKIFPDVFAILDSLKNIPDSLQNIDIIFGLDNVVYPDIYKDSLLIAYEAKNLRFVEKKNLIDPTFQTTPVSFCQIGFIYNNYQIEKVPSTFGEMQDGIFKEKIILMNPRTSSLGRAMLIWSVAAFGSNGYGHFWRSVKENIYTVADNNDDAYNMFLAAQAPLVIGYNTTPVYHQIMENSQKYKTTIPSEGSYNYYLTAGIHRSTHNLEMSQKFIEFILSEDFQTYIPKRMWMYPVNKQIELGPKYELLPKSTKDYSKTFSDRSINRNISAWLKRWESIMLK
- a CDS encoding trypsin-like peptidase domain-containing protein, whose product is MKKNDIVLIIAIIIIALFIYSKFEKRDNLYVPEQLNTEFFEQEPKQQPEKSSPEERQQMADEIRVSRQNSITKAVELIEPAVVSVNVIKTKIVRRRMGFFFGYYNDVPYNVKSLGSGVLFSKDGYILTNAHVVEGATEIKVILTDDRQFDGELIGVDSVHDVAVVKIEGENLPFATLGTSSDLIIGEWAIAVGNPYGFVIKDSKPSVSVGVISAVNRDFAENKEGKVYRRMIQTDTAINQGNSGGPLVNIFGEVIGLNTFILSESGGSIGIGFSIPIDRVKKITTELIKYGKIRDIWFGFKVQDINPMLAQHFKLDTMDGVLVNFVEEGAPSYKAGLRKGDIIIDINGQKITNTEEAELSVTDISVGDKIKIIAIRNGKEIDILIDAVEYK